In Cotesia glomerata isolate CgM1 linkage group LG1, MPM_Cglom_v2.3, whole genome shotgun sequence, one genomic interval encodes:
- the LOC123273735 gene encoding 28S ribosomal protein S5, mitochondrial, which yields MACKIIKCCETIARTPLIWRVLNKGPSFSHSILQHNFKLPQVQSSLTNVRNVSFFNRYPAERLWKSATSVSNAGKKRGRGKSRRMIKNLNRGQVIGVGKVNMVWPGLNAPIIRGRELVEQKQLPENPEREKQLFKLRDSIAKKRKVKLHPLERGWTGGKPGGRKIGPPDPVGTEKFEGFESVILEYKLVTVMTGNMGRKRRVSAMVITGNKNGLAGFAVSKASEGKSALRIAKNRAAMKLMFINRYKEHTVFHDFFCQFGKTKIFVTKKGEGYGLRCHRAIKSCCEIIGIKDLHAKVEGSHNLQHIIKAFFIGLLQQKTHEQLAEEKKMHLVEFRDENDDFPTVVASPAQVRKAEEIKSDEIMDFTQYVMGGKVVLKKKKFPPFFHRLPSWTIRLRKTAYLRNKDEVRTRLYAEHGELRSFYTDKYPEAKPKLWSKNLRKKEEIEFE from the exons ATGgcatgtaaaataataaaatgttgtGAAACTATTGCTCGCACCCCTCTTATTTGGCGAGTTTTAAATAAag gTCCAAGTTTTTCTCATAGTATTTTACaacataattttaaactaCCACAAGTGCAGAGTTCATTAACTAATGTTCGAaatgtttcattttttaatcgat ATCCTGCTGAACGATTATGGAAAAGTGCGACAAGTGTTAGTAATGCAGGAAAAAAGCGAGGACGAGGTAAATCAAGgagaatgataaaaaatttaaacagaGGACAAGTAATTGGTGTTGGAAAAGTGAATATGGTTTGGCCAGGTTTAAATGCTCCTATAATAAGAGGAAGAGAGCTCGTGGAGCAGAAACAACTTCCAGAAAATCCTGAAAGAgaaaaacaactttttaagTTAAGAGATTCAATTGCAAAAAAGAGAAAAGTTAAATTACATCCACTAGAGAGGGGTTGGACCGGTGGAAAACCTGGCGGAAGAAAAATTGGACCACCAGATCCTGTTGGCACtg AAAAATTTGAAGGATTTGAATCAGTTATTTTGGAATACAAACTAGTTACTGTCATGACTGGAAATATGGGTAGAAAAAGAAGAGTGAGCGCTATGGTCATTACAGGCAATAAGAATGGCTTGGCAGGGTTTGCTGTATCCAAAGCATCTGAAGGGAAATCGGCGTTAAGAATTGCTAAAAATCGTGCTGCAATGAAACTTATGTTTATTAACAGATATAAAGAACATACCGTATTCCATGATTTTTTCTGTCAATTtggaaaaactaaaatttttgttacaaaaaaaggtGAAGGATATGGATTGCGTTGTCACAGAGCCATTAAAAGTTGCTGTGAAATTATTGGAATAAAAGATTTACATGCTAAAGTTGAAGGATCTCATAATTTGCAACATATTATTAAAGCTTTTTTTATTGGTTTATTGCAACAG aaaACACATGAGCAGTTGGCTGAAGAAAAGAAAATGCACCTTGTTGAATTTAGAGATGAAAATGATGATTTCCCAACCGTAGTAGCTTCTCCTGCCCAAGTAAGGAAAGCAGAGGAAATAAAGTCAGACGAAATTATGGATTTTACTCAATACGTTATGGGGGGTAAAGTAgtgttaaaaaagaaaaaatttcctccATTTTTTCATCGCCTTCCTTCGTGGACGATTAGGTTACGAAAGACAgcatatttaagaaataaggaTGAAGTAAGAACGCGTTTGTATGCTGAACACGGAGAGTTAAGAAGTTTCTATACCGACAAATATCCAGAAGCAAAACCTAAGCTATggagtaaaaatttaagaaaaaaagaggaaattgaatttgaataa